A genomic stretch from Pseudomonas alkylphenolica includes:
- a CDS encoding TetR/AcrR family transcriptional regulator produces the protein MARRTRAEMEETRATLLATARKLFTERGYADTSMDDLTALVGLTRGALYHHFGDKQGLLSAVVAQLDAEMDQRLQAITDTAEDAWEGFRDRCRAYLEMALEPQIQRIVLRDARAVLGGGSLDGQRHCVESMQLLIDDLIQQGIVANVNSQALASLIYGSLAEVAFWIANAEDGNARLAQGVAALDLLLRGILVKRQGEEE, from the coding sequence ATGGCTCGCCGTACCCGCGCCGAAATGGAAGAAACCCGTGCCACGTTGTTGGCGACCGCACGCAAGCTTTTTACCGAGCGCGGGTATGCGGACACTTCGATGGATGACCTTACCGCGCTGGTGGGGTTGACCCGTGGTGCGCTCTATCATCACTTTGGTGACAAACAGGGGTTGTTGTCGGCAGTAGTGGCGCAACTGGACGCCGAGATGGATCAGCGTCTGCAGGCCATCACTGACACTGCCGAGGATGCATGGGAAGGCTTTCGCGATCGCTGTCGTGCCTATCTGGAGATGGCGCTGGAGCCTCAAATTCAGCGCATTGTCTTGCGCGATGCCAGGGCAGTGCTGGGGGGCGGCTCGCTGGATGGGCAACGTCACTGTGTGGAGTCGATGCAACTGCTGATCGACGACTTGATACAGCAAGGCATCGTTGCCAATGTCAATTCACAGGCCCTGGCATCCTTGATTTATGGCAGCCTTGCTGAAGTTGCGTTCTGGATTGCAAATGCAGAGGACGGCAATGCGCGGCTGGCACAAGGTGTTGCTGCGCTGGATTTGCTACTGCGTGGGATTCTGGTTAAACGGCAGGGTGAGGAGGAATGA
- a CDS encoding zinc-dependent alcohol dehydrogenase family protein has translation MSRMIRFHKFGPAEVLKIEEQAAPQPAAGEVQIRVEAIGISWYDVLWRQNLAPSQARLPAGMGHEMAGVVSAVGEGVDDLQVGDKVASFPAASANDYPVYGEVIVLPRNAVTRYPEHLTPVEASVHYTPLLMAYFAYVDLARAKAGQTALVTDASHCAGPAFVQMGKALGLKVFAATKEAEERDYLLSLGAEKVIVTEEQDLLMQVNKYTGNRGVDMVLDGLGGPQMSLLGDVLAPRGSLVLYGLQGGNQTPFPACAAFQKNIQFFVHCIGNFTGKPELGISQDQVALQRALRDINQFTADKLLTPQIIKTYPFERVVEAHRYMDECPCGGRLVLEIASA, from the coding sequence ATGTCCCGCATGATCCGTTTCCACAAGTTTGGCCCGGCCGAGGTGCTCAAGATCGAAGAGCAGGCCGCGCCGCAGCCGGCTGCCGGCGAGGTGCAGATCCGCGTTGAAGCGATCGGCATCAGTTGGTACGACGTGCTCTGGCGCCAGAACCTGGCGCCGTCCCAGGCACGCTTGCCAGCCGGCATGGGTCATGAAATGGCGGGCGTGGTCAGCGCGGTAGGCGAGGGTGTCGACGACCTGCAAGTCGGTGACAAGGTGGCCAGCTTTCCGGCTGCCAGCGCCAACGACTATCCGGTGTACGGCGAGGTCATCGTGTTGCCGCGCAACGCCGTGACCCGCTACCCGGAACACCTCACCCCGGTCGAAGCCAGCGTGCATTACACGCCGTTGCTGATGGCCTACTTCGCCTATGTCGACCTGGCCCGGGCCAAGGCCGGGCAGACAGCCCTGGTCACCGATGCCAGCCACTGTGCGGGGCCGGCCTTCGTGCAGATGGGCAAGGCGTTGGGCCTGAAGGTTTTCGCCGCGACCAAGGAAGCCGAAGAGCGTGACTACCTGCTTTCGCTCGGCGCCGAGAAGGTTATCGTCACCGAGGAACAGGACCTGCTCATGCAGGTCAACAAGTACACCGGCAACCGTGGCGTCGATATGGTTCTCGATGGCCTGGGCGGTCCGCAGATGTCGTTGCTCGGCGATGTGCTGGCGCCGCGCGGCAGCCTGGTGCTGTATGGCCTGCAGGGTGGCAACCAGACACCGTTCCCGGCGTGCGCGGCGTTTCAGAAGAACATCCAGTTCTTCGTGCATTGCATTGGCAACTTCACCGGCAAACCGGAGCTGGGTATCAGCCAGGACCAGGTGGCGTTGCAACGAGCACTGCGTGACATCAACCAGTTCACCGCCGACAAGCTGCTGACCCCGCAAATTATCAAGACTTACCCCTTCGAACGTGTGGTCGAAGCGCATCGCTACATGGACGAATGCCCATGCGGTGGACGTCTGGTGCTGGAAATAGCCAGCGCCTGA
- a CDS encoding aminotransferase-like domain-containing protein: MKRATKTSVFAYQAVYRYLVELIAQMAPGSYNKLPSLRDLSQRLNVSISTIQYAYSLLEHEGRVQSVPKSGYFARGGALAVQALADEHLLQDLQQHAGSPQLLEFSGVQSLPSLESNLLAVERQLLRQSPRPAGLVHPCGELELRTALAARYTRSVQLYWNAEDVYLALDLRSLFETMLAALELQGCTIVVTAPCSWRLLRILRVSGLRVIELPLGSDGALDLERFARVLQREPVRMVMLASRLNSPHGSLVPLAQHQAIAQLLAEHGVWLLENDLESEYCFAAPPQRCLREMVDPQRLLVFSSLERTVGAEAPYAYLLSRHCPRQLQHQFLARGFRLPPLRQQAVARLYAKGRIDLHLEQARLRLHERVTHLYRQMQVQLGAHLHFQMPAGGATIWAQARTPLDIRALFHRMLDQGLVIAPGELFSLQGDYCQHMRLGWPPTPHDDLQGGLSVLREVLQRL, from the coding sequence ATGAAGCGAGCGACCAAAACCAGCGTGTTTGCCTATCAGGCGGTGTATCGCTACCTGGTTGAACTGATTGCCCAGATGGCGCCGGGCAGCTACAACAAGCTGCCTTCGCTACGGGATCTGTCGCAGCGTTTGAATGTTTCGATCTCGACCATCCAGTACGCCTACTCGTTGCTTGAGCACGAAGGGCGCGTACAGTCGGTGCCCAAGTCCGGCTATTTTGCCAGGGGCGGTGCGCTGGCGGTGCAGGCACTGGCTGATGAGCACTTGTTGCAGGATCTGCAGCAGCATGCCGGCAGCCCGCAGCTGCTGGAGTTTAGTGGCGTGCAATCCCTGCCTTCACTGGAGTCGAACTTACTGGCGGTCGAGCGCCAGCTGTTGCGCCAGAGTCCACGGCCTGCCGGGCTTGTACATCCGTGTGGCGAGCTCGAGCTGCGCACCGCGCTGGCGGCGCGCTATACCCGTTCCGTGCAGCTGTACTGGAATGCCGAAGATGTTTATCTGGCGCTGGACCTTCGCTCGCTGTTCGAGACGATGCTGGCAGCCCTGGAGCTGCAAGGCTGCACGATTGTGGTGACTGCGCCGTGTTCCTGGCGTTTGCTGAGGATCTTGCGGGTCAGCGGGTTACGGGTCATCGAGTTGCCGTTGGGCAGTGACGGGGCGCTGGACCTTGAGCGTTTTGCCAGGGTGCTGCAGCGCGAGCCGGTGCGCATGGTCATGCTCGCCTCGCGCCTGAACAGCCCTCATGGCAGCCTGGTGCCGCTGGCACAGCATCAGGCGATTGCCCAGTTGCTGGCTGAGCACGGGGTGTGGCTGCTGGAAAACGACCTGGAGTCCGAGTACTGCTTTGCCGCACCGCCACAGCGCTGCCTGCGCGAAATGGTCGACCCGCAGCGATTGCTGGTGTTCTCGTCACTGGAGCGCACGGTGGGGGCCGAAGCGCCGTATGCCTACCTGTTGTCGCGCCATTGCCCGCGGCAACTGCAGCATCAATTTCTGGCCCGGGGCTTTCGCTTGCCGCCTTTGCGTCAACAGGCAGTGGCCCGGCTGTATGCCAAGGGGCGCATCGACCTCCATCTGGAGCAGGCACGCTTGCGCCTGCATGAGCGCGTCACCCACCTGTATCGGCAGATGCAGGTGCAACTGGGCGCTCATTTGCACTTTCAGATGCCGGCGGGAGGGGCAACGATCTGGGCGCAAGCGCGGACGCCGCTGGACATCCGCGCCCTGTTTCATCGCATGCTGGATCAGGGGCTGGTGATCGCGCCGGGTGAGCTGTTCAGCCTGCAGGGGGATTATTGTCAGCATATGCGTCTGGGCTGGCCACCAACGCCACACGATGATCTGCAGGGTGGGTTGAGTGTGTTGCGTGAGGTGTTGCAGCGGCTCTAG
- a CDS encoding LysR family transcriptional regulator: MNRNDLRRVDLNLLIVFETLMHERSVTRAAEKLFLGQPAISAALSRLRSLFDDPLFVRTGRSMEPSARAVEIFALLSPALDSISTAVSRAADFDPATSTTVFRIGLSDDAEFALLPQLLKRIRAEAPGVVLVVRRVNYLLMPALLASGEISVGVSWTSDLPANAKRKVLRRSKPKVLRADSMPGSLSLDDFCARPHALVSFAGDLGGFMDEVLEKLGRKRHVVLAVPQFNGLGSLLTGTDILATVPDYTAEVLTAAGGLRADDPPVEVQSFELHMAWRGSQDNDPGERWLRSRIQMFFGDPDSL, from the coding sequence ATGAACCGTAACGACTTGCGTCGCGTCGACCTGAACCTGCTGATCGTCTTCGAGACGTTGATGCACGAACGCAGCGTGACCCGCGCCGCCGAAAAACTGTTTCTCGGCCAGCCGGCGATCAGCGCCGCGTTGTCGCGCCTGCGCAGCCTGTTTGACGACCCGTTGTTCGTGCGTACCGGGCGCAGCATGGAGCCCTCGGCGCGCGCCGTGGAAATCTTCGCCCTGCTGTCCCCGGCCCTGGACTCGATCTCCACCGCAGTCAGCCGCGCCGCCGACTTCGACCCGGCCACCAGCACCACCGTGTTTCGCATCGGCCTGTCGGACGACGCCGAATTCGCCTTGTTGCCGCAATTGCTCAAGCGCATACGCGCCGAAGCACCGGGCGTGGTCCTGGTGGTGCGGCGGGTCAACTACCTGTTGATGCCGGCCTTGCTGGCCAGCGGCGAGATCTCGGTCGGTGTCAGCTGGACCAGCGACCTGCCCGCCAACGCCAAGCGCAAAGTGCTGCGCCGCAGCAAACCCAAAGTGCTGCGCGCCGACAGCATGCCGGGCAGCCTGAGCCTCGACGACTTCTGCGCCCGGCCGCATGCGCTGGTGTCCTTTGCGGGCGACCTGGGTGGGTTTATGGATGAAGTTCTGGAAAAGCTTGGGCGAAAGCGACATGTGGTTTTGGCGGTGCCGCAGTTCAATGGGCTGGGTAGCTTGCTGACGGGTACCGATATTCTCGCCACTGTGCCTGACTATACGGCCGAAGTGCTGACAGCGGCTGGTGGTTTGCGAGCCGACGATCCACCGGTTGAGGTGCAGAGTTTTGAACTGCACATGGCCTGGCGTGGGTCGCAGGACAATGATCCG
- a CDS encoding OprD family porin, whose translation MNRVNPSRSPLLALSLVCASTASQADNSLGQRDNINIDLTQRQHAELAIAPGLISGSSLNGLLRNYYFARDNHHTPARRDQREWAQGVLLSFRSGYTDTLVGIGLDVHGFSALKLDGGGGSGGAGLMPLDSQGRPQDEFSAAGAALKFRAFDSLLKVGDQLLENPLIASGSSRLFPQSYRGVTVKNFSIDQLMFDAGWVESTRLRNQSGHSNLQSAYGNGNRAGVAPDRESAHMTWLGATYNVVQALNLTWYSGRLEDLWDQHYLGVSQTFALSPTLRLTPYLHYYKTRDQGRSQLGPIDNDAYSAGLTLAQGAQSLTFGLQKIDGDTPFDFLAQNDRTFLYLNNAMQYADFNGPGEKSWKLQYQTSLQALRAPNLQLSVGYTRGEADLTRVDPASPGYGYIYNPDGKHAKHWERDIALRYAVPDGPAKGLNLTLRWASHRPGDGYTAPGNTRGNASADEYRVILDYPFNLL comes from the coding sequence ATGAACCGGGTAAACCCAAGTCGATCACCGTTGCTGGCCCTGAGTCTGGTGTGCGCCTCCACGGCCAGCCAGGCCGACAACTCCCTCGGGCAACGCGACAACATCAACATCGACCTGACCCAGCGCCAGCACGCGGAACTAGCCATCGCCCCCGGATTGATCAGCGGCTCGAGCCTCAACGGCCTGCTGCGCAATTACTACTTCGCCCGCGACAACCACCACACCCCGGCACGGCGCGATCAACGCGAGTGGGCGCAAGGCGTGCTGTTGTCATTTCGCTCCGGCTACACCGACACCCTGGTCGGCATCGGCCTGGATGTGCACGGTTTCAGCGCCTTGAAGCTGGACGGCGGTGGCGGCAGTGGCGGTGCCGGCCTGATGCCGCTGGACAGCCAGGGCCGACCGCAAGACGAGTTTTCCGCTGCCGGTGCGGCGTTGAAATTTCGTGCCTTCGACAGCCTGCTCAAAGTCGGTGACCAGTTGCTGGAAAACCCGCTGATCGCCAGTGGCAGCAGTCGCCTGTTCCCGCAGAGCTATCGAGGGGTGACGGTAAAAAACTTCAGCATCGATCAGCTCATGTTCGATGCCGGCTGGGTCGAGTCGACCCGCCTGCGCAACCAGAGTGGCCACAGCAACCTGCAAAGCGCCTACGGCAATGGCAACCGGGCGGGGGTCGCCCCTGACCGCGAAAGCGCGCACATGACCTGGCTTGGCGCGACCTACAACGTCGTCCAGGCTTTGAACCTGACTTGGTACAGCGGCCGCCTCGAAGACCTGTGGGACCAGCACTACCTGGGTGTGAGCCAGACCTTCGCGCTGAGTCCCACCCTGCGTCTGACGCCCTACCTGCACTACTACAAGACGCGTGACCAGGGCCGCAGCCAGCTGGGGCCGATCGACAACGATGCCTACAGTGCCGGCCTGACCCTGGCGCAGGGTGCGCAGTCGCTGACCTTCGGGTTGCAGAAGATCGATGGCGACACCCCGTTCGACTTTCTCGCCCAGAACGACCGGACGTTCCTCTACCTGAACAACGCCATGCAGTACGCCGACTTCAACGGCCCCGGCGAAAAGTCCTGGAAACTGCAGTACCAGACCAGCCTGCAAGCCCTGCGCGCGCCGAACCTGCAGTTGAGTGTCGGCTACACCCGCGGCGAAGCCGACCTCACCCGTGTCGATCCGGCAAGCCCCGGCTATGGCTACATCTACAACCCCGACGGCAAGCATGCCAAACACTGGGAGCGCGATATCGCCTTGCGCTACGCCGTGCCCGATGGCCCGGCCAAGGGCCTGAACCTGACCCTGCGCTGGGCCAGTCATCGTCCCGGTGACGGCTACACCGCCCCAGGCAATACCCGCGGCAACGCCAGCGCCGACGAATACCGGGTGATCCTCGATTACCCCTTCAACCTGCTTTGA
- a CDS encoding LysR substrate-binding domain-containing protein — protein sequence MIDLNELFVYLKVVEQGGFAAAARQLGMPKSTVSRKVGSLEERLGFRLIQRSTRYFQVTEIGQDYYRHCQAMMAEVEAAESVVQRNRAEPCGTIRISCTTLLLNFALAPMLASFMSQHPRVELYVKSFNRKVDVISEGFDLSLSLAFLPLENSDLVMKPLARCPQVLVGSPQLLARHVLPQFPLQLGELPSVEWERTRASNTWQLSDGEQVVEVRHRPRLISDDIATFKQALLDGVGVGCVPHFLVASELQQGQLVQVLPAWAPAEGVVVAMFASRRGLLPSVRALIDYLDEAFRQAWGQR from the coding sequence ATGATTGATCTGAATGAGTTGTTCGTGTACTTGAAGGTAGTCGAGCAGGGTGGCTTTGCCGCTGCCGCTCGCCAGTTGGGCATGCCCAAGTCGACCGTCAGCCGCAAGGTCGGCAGCCTGGAAGAGCGTTTGGGCTTTCGTTTGATCCAGCGTTCGACCCGCTATTTCCAAGTCACTGAAATCGGCCAGGACTACTATCGCCATTGCCAGGCGATGATGGCCGAGGTGGAGGCGGCGGAGAGTGTGGTGCAGCGCAACCGCGCCGAACCCTGCGGGACGATCCGCATCAGTTGCACCACGCTGCTGCTGAATTTCGCCCTGGCGCCGATGTTGGCCAGCTTCATGAGCCAGCACCCGCGGGTCGAACTCTATGTCAAATCCTTCAACCGCAAAGTCGATGTGATCAGTGAGGGCTTCGACCTCTCCCTGAGCCTGGCCTTTCTGCCGCTGGAGAACAGCGACCTGGTGATGAAGCCACTGGCTCGCTGCCCCCAGGTGCTGGTGGGTAGCCCGCAATTGCTGGCACGCCATGTGCTGCCGCAGTTTCCACTGCAGCTGGGCGAGTTGCCCAGTGTCGAATGGGAGCGCACCCGTGCCAGCAATACCTGGCAACTGAGCGATGGCGAGCAAGTGGTTGAAGTTCGCCATCGACCCCGGCTGATCAGCGACGACATCGCTACCTTCAAGCAGGCGCTGCTCGACGGCGTAGGGGTTGGCTGTGTGCCGCACTTTCTGGTGGCCAGCGAACTGCAGCAAGGGCAGCTGGTGCAGGTATTACCCGCATGGGCCCCGGCCGAGGGCGTAGTGGTGGCGATGTTTGCGTCACGGCGCGGGCTGCTGCCTTCGGTGCGGGCACTGATCGACTACCTTGACGAGGCTTTCCGGCAGGCCTGGGGGCAGCGCTGA
- a CDS encoding VRR-NUC domain-containing protein, giving the protein MIAHSVDDPFYYLHNFEQVLQWIALRYADLLDDSERAFIAQFPEQPHAARALLVRMVMRKGELFRPSKLVYEEIGPPLSALQPLLARGWVTDASHLSLEQLFQVLRKEEIASGFAPQLTRPRAAKAELFAQLQALELPPRPLQDWLPGFAEPIITLQLQALCDRFRLLFFGNLYQDWSEFVLADLGLLRYEQVAFSEESRALRQRSDVDLALALHHCTELLELGAPLSQVLEQVESLDSDNPWLLRRRSRLLYQLGQHSERLGDWDLALRIYPRSQHPQARIRRIRVLERSEQWDQAHALATEVAAQPASPIEVQALTRILPRLQRKLGGPPQRRRRVKTQTGLIELQLPLEQAALGVEQAAQLHLQEQGSQVHYVENTLFNSLFGLLCWEAIFAPLPGAFFHPFQSAPQDLHDPEFQARRSALFADCLAQLEDGRYRQTIRRHFVSKQGLQSPFVYWQVLDETLLEQALACLPALHLKHCFERLLEDIQSNRAGMPDLIQFWPEQQHYRMIEVKGPGDRLQDNQLRWIDFCSEHGLPVEVCHVRWITPTP; this is encoded by the coding sequence GTGATTGCCCACTCTGTCGACGACCCGTTCTATTACCTGCACAACTTCGAGCAAGTGCTGCAGTGGATTGCGCTGCGCTATGCCGATCTGCTGGATGACAGCGAGCGCGCCTTCATTGCCCAGTTCCCTGAGCAACCGCACGCTGCCCGGGCGTTGCTGGTGCGCATGGTGATGCGCAAAGGCGAGCTGTTTCGCCCCAGCAAGCTGGTCTATGAAGAAATCGGGCCGCCGCTGTCAGCCTTGCAGCCTTTGCTGGCGCGGGGCTGGGTCACCGACGCTAGCCACTTGAGTCTCGAACAGCTGTTTCAGGTGCTGCGCAAGGAAGAAATCGCCAGTGGTTTTGCGCCGCAACTGACGCGTCCGAGGGCGGCCAAGGCCGAGCTTTTCGCCCAGTTGCAAGCGCTCGAACTGCCGCCTCGGCCCTTGCAAGACTGGTTGCCAGGCTTCGCCGAACCGATCATTACCTTGCAGCTGCAAGCACTGTGTGATCGCTTTCGCCTGCTGTTCTTCGGCAACCTGTATCAGGACTGGTCGGAATTCGTCCTGGCAGACCTCGGCCTGCTGCGCTACGAGCAGGTGGCGTTCAGTGAAGAATCGCGGGCGCTGCGTCAACGTAGCGATGTTGACCTGGCCCTGGCGCTGCACCATTGCACCGAGTTGCTCGAGCTGGGCGCGCCGCTGTCGCAGGTGCTGGAGCAGGTCGAGTCACTGGACAGCGATAATCCCTGGCTGCTACGCCGTCGCTCGCGCCTGCTGTACCAGCTTGGTCAGCATAGCGAACGCCTGGGTGACTGGGACCTGGCGCTGCGGATCTACCCGCGCAGCCAGCACCCGCAAGCACGGATTCGGCGGATTCGGGTGCTCGAACGCAGTGAGCAGTGGGACCAGGCCCATGCCCTGGCTACGGAAGTTGCCGCACAACCCGCCAGTCCCATCGAAGTCCAGGCGCTGACGCGGATCCTGCCACGCCTGCAGCGCAAGCTGGGTGGGCCGCCGCAACGACGACGACGGGTGAAAACACAGACTGGCCTGATCGAACTGCAATTGCCGCTGGAGCAGGCGGCGCTGGGGGTGGAGCAGGCGGCGCAGCTGCACCTGCAAGAGCAGGGCAGTCAGGTGCATTACGTGGAGAACACCCTGTTCAACAGTCTGTTTGGCCTGTTGTGTTGGGAAGCCATTTTCGCGCCGTTGCCGGGCGCGTTCTTTCACCCGTTCCAGAGCGCCCCGCAAGACCTGCACGATCCAGAGTTTCAGGCGCGGCGCAGTGCCTTGTTCGCCGACTGTCTGGCGCAACTGGAGGATGGTCGCTACCGACAGACCATCCGCCGGCACTTCGTCAGCAAACAGGGCCTGCAGTCGCCCTTTGTCTATTGGCAGGTGCTCGACGAAACGCTGCTCGAACAGGCTCTGGCCTGCCTGCCAGCGCTGCACCTCAAACACTGCTTCGAGCGTTTGCTCGAAGACATCCAGAGCAACCGCGCCGGCATGCCCGACCTGATCCAGTTCTGGCCCGAACAGCAGCATTACCGAATGATCGAGGTCAAGGGGCCGGGTGACCGCCTGCAGGATAACCAGCTGCGCTGGATCGATTTCTGTAGCGAGCACGGCCTGCCGGTCGAGGTGTGCCATGTGCGCTGGATAACGCCGACACCATGA
- a CDS encoding SphA family protein: protein MRAAHLPTLGLLWPLMCLEAQADSVSLPPLPLGNTSFLDGITQPGMLFELPVQYNRSNQSVDAGGHSVPGRQRVRSATVLPHFAYISEQRIAGAYYGAEVLLPLVHLDLDIDGGPQGTRTRQGDLVVSPLLLQWDPVTLFGRPFWQRLNFVFTLPTGDYDKNAQINTGSNVWTFSPHYAFTWLASERLEFSGRLHYAWNSRNDSPAERLQASDIQPGEAVHSNFAASYALDDHWRVGLAGYHLKQISADRIDGHRQQDSKEQVFGFGPGVRYSTGGHSVFVNYYSESGARNRAEGDQLTLRYLLAF, encoded by the coding sequence ATGCGTGCAGCCCACCTGCCCACCCTTGGCCTGCTCTGGCCGTTAATGTGCCTGGAAGCCCAAGCCGACAGCGTCAGCCTGCCTCCCCTGCCCCTGGGCAACACCAGCTTTCTGGATGGTATTACCCAACCCGGCATGCTCTTCGAGCTGCCAGTCCAGTACAACCGCAGCAACCAGAGCGTCGATGCCGGCGGCCACTCGGTACCGGGGCGCCAGCGGGTACGCAGCGCCACTGTGTTGCCGCACTTCGCCTACATCAGCGAGCAGCGCATCGCAGGCGCCTATTACGGTGCCGAAGTGCTGTTGCCACTGGTGCACCTGGACCTTGATATCGACGGCGGCCCGCAAGGCACCCGTACCCGTCAGGGCGACCTGGTGGTCAGCCCGTTGTTGCTGCAGTGGGACCCGGTCACCTTGTTCGGCCGCCCCTTCTGGCAGCGCCTGAACTTCGTCTTCACCCTGCCCACCGGTGATTACGACAAGAACGCGCAGATCAATACCGGCAGCAATGTCTGGACCTTCAGCCCGCACTACGCCTTCACCTGGCTGGCCAGCGAGCGCCTGGAGTTCAGCGGTCGCCTGCACTACGCCTGGAACAGCCGCAACGACAGCCCGGCCGAACGCCTGCAAGCCAGTGACATCCAGCCCGGTGAAGCCGTGCACAGCAACTTTGCCGCCTCCTACGCCCTGGACGATCATTGGCGTGTGGGCCTGGCCGGTTACCACCTCAAACAGATCAGTGCCGACCGCATCGACGGCCATCGTCAGCAGGACTCCAAAGAGCAGGTGTTCGGCTTCGGGCCCGGGGTGCGTTACAGCACCGGCGGGCACAGCGTGTTCGTCAACTACTACAGCGAATCCGGGGCACGCAATCGCGCCGAAGGTGACCAGTTGACCTTGCGTTACCTGCTGGCCTTCTAG
- a CDS encoding MFS transporter — protein sequence MFNLYRALFQAQGTKGFALAGLLARIPLPMTAIGIITMLSQLRGSYGLAGAVSATFVLTYALMSPQVSRLVDRYGQRRVLPAAAGLSVVGILLLLACTYWQAADWTLFVGAGLAGFMPSMSAMVRARWTAIYRGKAQLQTAYSLETVLDEVTFIAGPPISVGLSVAVLPQAGPLAAAVLLAIGVFALVAQVSTEPPVEGAAGAGQHEVSVFRLAGVRLLTLLMIVMGVIVGTVDIVSVAFAEQVGSAAAASVVLSCYAIGSCVAGLVFGALKLKTPLHKLLLLGSVATAATTLPLLFAENIFGLSVAVLVAGLFFAPTMIVAMSLVERIVPHSKLTEGMTWLLAGLNIGVATGAAASGQVVDLLGAKAGFNVALCAGVAVLLVALWGYQRMRDRVEQVPCSV from the coding sequence ATGTTCAATCTATACCGCGCGTTATTCCAGGCTCAGGGCACCAAGGGTTTTGCCTTGGCCGGCCTGCTGGCCCGCATCCCGTTGCCGATGACCGCAATCGGCATCATCACCATGCTGTCGCAACTGCGTGGCAGCTATGGCCTGGCCGGCGCTGTATCGGCCACTTTCGTGCTTACGTATGCCCTGATGTCACCCCAGGTCTCACGCCTGGTGGATCGTTACGGCCAACGCCGGGTGTTGCCGGCGGCTGCCGGTCTTAGCGTCGTGGGAATCTTGCTGCTGCTTGCCTGTACCTATTGGCAGGCAGCGGACTGGACGTTGTTTGTCGGCGCCGGGCTGGCCGGCTTCATGCCCAGCATGTCGGCGATGGTGCGTGCCCGCTGGACCGCCATCTACCGTGGCAAGGCACAACTGCAGACGGCCTATTCGCTGGAAACAGTGCTCGACGAAGTGACCTTCATCGCCGGCCCGCCGATTTCGGTGGGGTTGAGCGTGGCGGTGTTGCCGCAGGCGGGACCGCTGGCCGCCGCAGTGCTGTTGGCCATAGGCGTGTTTGCCCTGGTCGCTCAGGTGAGCACCGAGCCGCCAGTGGAAGGCGCTGCCGGGGCTGGACAACACGAAGTGTCAGTCTTCCGTCTTGCGGGCGTGCGTTTGCTGACGTTGCTGATGATCGTCATGGGCGTGATCGTCGGCACAGTGGACATCGTCAGCGTAGCCTTCGCCGAACAGGTGGGCTCTGCGGCTGCAGCGAGCGTGGTTTTATCGTGCTACGCCATTGGCTCATGCGTTGCCGGGCTGGTTTTCGGTGCGCTGAAGCTAAAGACACCGCTGCACAAGTTGCTCCTGCTGGGTAGTGTTGCGACGGCAGCGACCACTTTGCCACTGTTGTTCGCAGAGAACATTTTTGGCCTGTCGGTTGCGGTGCTGGTGGCAGGGCTGTTCTTCGCGCCCACCATGATTGTGGCGATGTCTCTGGTAGAGCGCATCGTACCGCACAGCAAGCTGACCGAAGGAATGACCTGGTTGCTGGCCGGGCTGAATATTGGTGTCGCTACCGGAGCTGCGGCATCGGGCCAGGTTGTCGATCTGCTGGGCGCCAAGGCCGGATTCAACGTAGCACTTTGTGCCGGCGTTGCGGTGTTGCTGGTAGCGCTTTGGGGGTATCAGCGCATGCGTGATCGGGTCGAACAGGTTCCTTGTTCCGTTTAA